Proteins from one Nicotiana tabacum cultivar K326 chromosome 23, ASM71507v2, whole genome shotgun sequence genomic window:
- the LOC107814884 gene encoding chromatin-remodeling ATPase INO80 isoform X3, with protein MSGRELKKKRRTSYSSDEDGDGDRGYSTHISEERYRAMLGEHIQKYKRRLGNSSASPAATRNGMPAMRSGGGSRDQKSTNDHRGGAHRLDSASDCFNNSTQKLGNHIQSDFPGPYAGDRSIYEPAFLDLGEDITYRIPPPYEKLATLLNLPTMSDIQVNEIYLKGTLDLETLAAMMASDKRLGPKRQAGMSDPKPQFESLQARLRAQPANSAGQKFSLQVSEAALEASSIPEGAAGGIRRSILSEGGVLQVYYVKVLEKGDTYEIIERSLPKKPKLKKDPSVIEKEEMDKIGKYWINLVRKEIPKHHKTFINFHRKQLTDAKRFSETCQREVKMKVSRSLKVMRGAVIRTRKLARDMLVFWKRVDKEMAEVRKREEKEAAEALKREQELREAKRQQQRLNFLLSQTELYSHFMQNKSTLSSEAVTLGDEMTNDQEMLLSSGEARPGEEEDPEEAELRKEALKAAQDAVSKQKMMTSAFDSECLKLRQAAEIEPSQQDAAAANIDLLHPSTMPVASTVQTPEIFKGTLKEYQLKGLQWLVNCYEQGLNGILADEMGLGKTIQAMAFLAHLAEDKNIWGPFLVVAPASVLNNWADEIGRFCPDLKTLPYWGGLQERMVLRKNINPKRLYRRDAGFHILITSYQLLVSDEKYFRRVKWQYMVLDEAQAIKSANSIRWKTLLSFNCRNRLLLTGTPVQNNMAELWALLHFIMPTLFDSHEQFNEWFSKGIENHAEHGGTLNEHQLSRLHAILKPFMLRRVKKDVVSELTGKTEITVHCKLSSRQQAFYRAIRDKISLAELFDSSRGHLNEKKILNLMNIVIQLRKVCNHPELFERNEGTSYFYFGEVPNSLLPPPFGELEDVFYSGGRSAVTYQIPKLVYREALRSSMLHSTLAQGVRKELFDKYFNIYSPENIHRSILQEVHKSDVGYIRSGTFGFTRLIDMSPMEVSFSATGSFLEKLLFSIVRSKRQFSDEILDLLMESKDDDLYFRHLGRDKVRAVTRMLLLPSKTGTDLLRTRLATGPGDAPFEALVMEHQDRLLSNVNLLHSIYSFIPRTRAPPINAHCSDRNFAYKMLEELHHPWIKRLLVGFARTSEYNGPRKPGVTHHLIQEIDSELPVSQPALQLTYKIFGSCPPVQPFDPAKMLTDSGKLQTLDILLKRLRAGNHRVLLFAQMTKMLDIIEDYMHYRKYKYLRLDGSSTIMDRRDMVKDFQHRSDIFVFLLSTRAGGLGINLTAADTVIFYESDWNPTLDLQAMDRAHRLGQTKDVTVYRLICKETVEEKILQRASQKNTVQQLVMTGGHVQGDLLAPEDVVSLLIDDKQLEQKLKEIPLQQAKERQKRKGGTKGIRIGADGDASLEDLTNGESVGNVDDTLDPGKAKSSSKKRKGSTDKQTPKSRPQKNPKNLESLSPNSLMEDDIDVSPQNIDMQQRPKRLKRPTKSVNENLEPAFTASPPMNREGNHNYSLSDISTSGGRGGAEEEALRHNNLLAG; from the exons ATGTCTGGTAGGGAGTTGAAGAAAAAGAGGCGGACTTCATATAGTAGTGACGAAGACGGGGATGGGGACAGAGGTTATAGTACCCATATTTCAGAGGAAAGGTATAGAGCAATGCTGGGAGAACACATTCAAAAGTATAAGAGGAGGCTTGGTAATTCCTCAGCAAGCCCTGCAGCTACTCGTAATGGGATGCCTGCGATGAGAAGTGGTGGAGGATCAAGAGACCAGAAATCAACAAATGATCATAGAGGAGGAGCACACAGACTTGACTCTGCATCAGATTGTTTTAACAATAGCACTCAGAAGTTAGGGAACCATATTCAGTCTGATTTTCCAGGACCATATGCTGGTGATAG ATCTATTTATGAACCTGCTTTCTTGGATCTCGGGGAGGACATCACATACAGGATCCCTCCACCCTATGAAAAGCTGGCAACATTATTGAATTTGCCAACCATGTCAGATATTCAAGTTAATGAAATTTACCTCAAGGGTACACTTGATTTGGAGACTTTGGCTGCAATGATGGCTTCTGATAAGAGACTTGGGCCCAAACGTCAAGCAGGAATGAGTGATCCCAAGCCCCAATTTGAATCTCTTCAGGCACGACTGCGAGCCCAGCCTGCTAATAGTGCCGGTCAGAAATTCAGTCTGCAAGTCAGCGAAGCTGCATTAGAGGCATCTTCTATCCCTGAGGGGGCTGCAGGAGGTATACGGCGTTCTATATTGTCAGAGGGTGGTGTCTTACAGGTTTATTATGTGAAAGTGTTAGAGAAAGGAGACACCTATGAG ATTATTGAACGTAGTCTACCCAAAAAGCCAAAACTGAAGAAAGATCCTTCTGTGATTGAGAAGGAAGAGATGGATAAGATTGGAAAATATTGGATAAACCTTGTCAGAAAagaaatcccaaaacatcataagacATTCATCAATTTCCACAGGAAGCAATTGACTGATGCCAAGAGGTTTTCAGAAACTTGTCAGAGAGAG GTAAAAATGAAAGTTAGCAGATCACTTAAGGTGATGAGAGGTGCTGTAATTCGTACAAGGAAACTTGCTAGGGACATGCTCGTGTTTTGGAAGAGAGTTGATAAGGAGATG GCAGAAGTAAGGAAAAGGGAGGAAAAAGAAGCTGCAGAAGCTTTGAAGCGCGAACAGGAGCTTCGTGAAGCAAAGAGACAACAACAGAGGCTCAACTTTCTGCTATCTCAAACTGAACTTTACAGCCATTTCATGCAAAATAAATCAACTTTATCCTCTGAGGCTGTGACTTTAGGTGATGAAATGACAAATGACCAAGAAATGTTGTTAAGTTCCGGTGAAGCTAGACCTGGAGAGGAAGAGGATCCTGAAGAGGCTGAGCTGAGAAAAGAGGCTTTGAAAGCTGCACAGGATGCAGTTTCAAAGCAGAAAATGATGACAAGTGCATTTGATAGTGAATGTCTGAAGCTGCGGCAAGCTGCTGAAATTGAACCCTCCCAGCAAGATGCCGCAGCCGCTAACATAGACTTATTGCATCC GTCAACCATGCCTGTGGCATCAACAGTACAGACGCCAGAAATATTCAAGGGTACTCTTAAAGAGTATCAGTTGAAAGGCCTCCAGTGGCTTGTAAATTGTTACGAGCAG GGTTTAAATGGTATTCTTGCTGATGAGATGGGTCTTGGCAAAACAATCCAGGCCATGGCCTTCTTGGCTCATTTGGCAGAA GACAAGAATATATGGGGTCCCTTTTTAGTTGTTGCTCCGGCATCAGTCTTGAACAACTGGGCTGATGAAATTGGTCGTTTCTGCCCTGATCTGAAAACTCTTCCATATTGGGGAGGGTTACAAGAGCGAATGGTACTTCGGAAGAATATTAACCCAAAACGTCTATATCGGCG GGATGCTGGATTCCATATTCTCATTACCAGTTATCAACTGCTAGTCTCTGATGAGAAATACTTCAGACGCGTCAAATGGCAATACATGGTACTGGATGAAGCTCAGGCAATCAAAAGCGCAAACAG TATAAGATGGAAGACATTGTTGAGTTTCAATTGTCGAAACCGTTTGCTTCTGACTGGTACTCCCGTTCAAAATAACATGGCTGAGCTCTGGGCGCTCCTCCACTTTATTATGCCTACTTTATTTGATAGCCACGAACAATTCAACGAATGGTTTTCAAAAGG AATTGAGAACCACGCAGAGCATGGTGGGACGTTGAACGAGCACCAGCTCAGCCGACTG CATGCCATTTTAAAACCCTTCATGCTCCGACGGGTTAAAAAGGATGTGGTTTCTGAGTTGACTGGGAAAACTGAAATCACAGTGCACTGTAAGTTGAGTTCTCGTCAGCAGGCATTTTATCGAGCAATAAGAGACAAGATATCCCTTGCTGAGTTGTTTGATAGCAGCCGTGGGCATCTCAATGAGAAGAAAATTCTAAACCTGATGAATATTGTTATCCAGCTAAGGAAG GTGTGCAACCATCCAGAGCTGTTTGAGAGAAATGAAGGAACTTCTTACTTCTATTTTGGAGAGGTTCCAAACTCACTTCTACCTCCTCCCTTCGGGGAACTGGAGGATGTATTCTATTCTGGCGGTCGAAGTGCTGTTACATACCAG ATTCCAAAGTTGGTATACCGGGAAGCTCTCAGATCGAGCATGCTTCACTCAACTCTGGCCCAAGGTGTaagaaaagaattatttgataAGTACTTTAACATATATTCTCCGGAGAATATTCACCGCTCGATCCTGCAAGAAGTACACAAGTCAGATGTTGGCTATATACGGAGCGGAACATTTGGTTTTACTCGGTTGATTGATATGTCACCTATGGAGGTTTCATTTTCGGCAACTGGTTCTTTTTTGGAAAAATTGTTATTCTCAATTGTGAGAAGCAAGCGACAGTTTTCAgatgaaattttggacttgctgatgGAGTCTAAGGATGATGATCTCTATTTTAGGCACCTTGGGCGGGACAAAGTAAGAGCGGTGACGCGAATGTTATTGCTTCCATCTAAGACAGGAACAGATTTATTAAGAACAAGACTTGCCACAGGTCCTGGTGATGCACCATTTGAAGCTTTGGTCATGGAACATCAGGATAGGCTTTTATCTAATGTTAATCTCTTACATTCCATATACTCCTTCATTCCTAGAACAAGAGCACCCCCT ataaatgCTCATTGCTCGGATAGAAATTTTGCTTAcaaaatgctcgaggaactacACCATCCATGGATTAAGAGGTTGTTGGTTGGGTTTGCACGCACATCGGAATATAATGGTCCTAGGAAGCCAGGTGTCACACACCATTTAATACAAGAGATAGACTCTGAATTACCTGTCTCACAACCTGCTCTTCAGCTTACATACAAAATATTTGGATCATGTCCACCCGTGCAACCATTTGACCCTGCAAAGATGCTAACA GACTCAGGGAAGCTTCAAACACTTGACATATTATTAAAGCGCTTGCGGGCAGGGAATCACCGTGTTCTTCTCTTTGCACAAATGACAAAAATGTTGGATATTATAGAG GACTACATGCACTACAGGAAATATAAGTACTTGAGGCTTGATGGATCTTCCACTATAATGGATAGACGAGACATGGTCAAAGATTTCCAGCATCG GAGCGACATTTTTGTGTTCTTGCTGAGTACAAGAGCAGGGGGCCTTGGTATCAACTTGACAGCTGCTGACACTGTCATCTTCTATGAGAGTGACTGGAATCCAACTTTAGATTTACAGGCGATGGATAGAGCTCATAGGCTGGGTCAAACTAAGGAT GTTACTGTTTATCGCTTAATCTGTAAAGAGACGGTTGAAGAGAAAATTCTCCAGAGAGCCAGTCAGAAGAACACCGTGCAACAGCTTGTCATGACAGGAGGACATGTTCAGGGTGACCTTTTGGCTCCAGAAGATGTCGTCTCTTTGCTGATTGATGATAAACAATTGGAGCAGAAACTGAAGGAAATTCCTCTTCAG CAGGCTAAAGAAAGACAAAAGAGGAAAGGTGGCACCAAAGGCATACGAATTGGTGCGGATGGTGATGCATCATTAGAAGATCTTACAAACGGTGAATCTGTTGGGAATGTGGATGACACTCTTGATCCGGGGAAAGCAAAATCAAGTAGTAAAAAG AGGAAAGGTTCCACCGACAAGCAAACCCCAAAATCGAGGCCTCAAAAGAATCCAAAAAATCTTGAATCATTATCACCAAACTCACTGATGGAAGATGATATAGATGTCTCCCCACAAAACATTGACATGCAACAACGGCCAAAAAGGCTGAAGAGGCCAACTAAGAGCGTCAACGAGAACCTTGAACCAGCATTTACTGCCAGCCCTCCTATGAACCGAGAGGGGAACCATAACTATTCTTTGTCGGATATCAGCACCAGTGGTGGGAGAGGAGGAGCTGAGGAAGAAGCATTAAGACATAATAATCTGTTAGCTGGCTGA
- the LOC107814884 gene encoding chromatin-remodeling ATPase INO80 isoform X1: protein MDPKRRYSYSNLFNLESLINFQLPQLDDDFDHHGNSSQDESRGSPGGAHGNRSNGTMSGRELKKKRRTSYSSDEDGDGDRGYSTHISEERYRAMLGEHIQKYKRRLGNSSASPAATRNGMPAMRSGGGSRDQKSTNDHRGGAHRLDSASDCFNNSTQKLGNHIQSDFPGPYAGDRSIYEPAFLDLGEDITYRIPPPYEKLATLLNLPTMSDIQVNEIYLKGTLDLETLAAMMASDKRLGPKRQAGMSDPKPQFESLQARLRAQPANSAGQKFSLQVSEAALEASSIPEGAAGGIRRSILSEGGVLQVYYVKVLEKGDTYEIIERSLPKKPKLKKDPSVIEKEEMDKIGKYWINLVRKEIPKHHKTFINFHRKQLTDAKRFSETCQREVKMKVSRSLKVMRGAVIRTRKLARDMLVFWKRVDKEMAEVRKREEKEAAEALKREQELREAKRQQQRLNFLLSQTELYSHFMQNKSTLSSEAVTLGDEMTNDQEMLLSSGEARPGEEEDPEEAELRKEALKAAQDAVSKQKMMTSAFDSECLKLRQAAEIEPSQQDAAAANIDLLHPSTMPVASTVQTPEIFKGTLKEYQLKGLQWLVNCYEQGLNGILADEMGLGKTIQAMAFLAHLAEDKNIWGPFLVVAPASVLNNWADEIGRFCPDLKTLPYWGGLQERMVLRKNINPKRLYRRDAGFHILITSYQLLVSDEKYFRRVKWQYMVLDEAQAIKSANSIRWKTLLSFNCRNRLLLTGTPVQNNMAELWALLHFIMPTLFDSHEQFNEWFSKGIENHAEHGGTLNEHQLSRLHAILKPFMLRRVKKDVVSELTGKTEITVHCKLSSRQQAFYRAIRDKISLAELFDSSRGHLNEKKILNLMNIVIQLRKVCNHPELFERNEGTSYFYFGEVPNSLLPPPFGELEDVFYSGGRSAVTYQIPKLVYREALRSSMLHSTLAQGVRKELFDKYFNIYSPENIHRSILQEVHKSDVGYIRSGTFGFTRLIDMSPMEVSFSATGSFLEKLLFSIVRSKRQFSDEILDLLMESKDDDLYFRHLGRDKVRAVTRMLLLPSKTGTDLLRTRLATGPGDAPFEALVMEHQDRLLSNVNLLHSIYSFIPRTRAPPINAHCSDRNFAYKMLEELHHPWIKRLLVGFARTSEYNGPRKPGVTHHLIQEIDSELPVSQPALQLTYKIFGSCPPVQPFDPAKMLTDSGKLQTLDILLKRLRAGNHRVLLFAQMTKMLDIIEDYMHYRKYKYLRLDGSSTIMDRRDMVKDFQHRSDIFVFLLSTRAGGLGINLTAADTVIFYESDWNPTLDLQAMDRAHRLGQTKDVTVYRLICKETVEEKILQRASQKNTVQQLVMTGGHVQGDLLAPEDVVSLLIDDKQLEQKLKEIPLQQAKERQKRKGGTKGIRIGADGDASLEDLTNGESVGNVDDTLDPGKAKSSSKKRKGSTDKQTPKSRPQKNPKNLESLSPNSLMEDDIDVSPQNIDMQQRPKRLKRPTKSVNENLEPAFTASPPMNREGNHNYSLSDISTSGGRGGAEEEALRHNNLLAG from the exons ATGGACCCAAAGAGGCGATATTCCTACTCCAATCTCTTCAATCTTGAG TCTTTGATTAACTTCCAGCTGCCCCAACTGGATGATGATTTTGATCATCATGGGAATAGTAGTCAGGATGAGAGCAGAGGTAGCCCAG GTGGAGCACACGGGAACCGGAGTAATGGTACAATGTCTGGTAGGGAGTTGAAGAAAAAGAGGCGGACTTCATATAGTAGTGACGAAGACGGGGATGGGGACAGAGGTTATAGTACCCATATTTCAGAGGAAAGGTATAGAGCAATGCTGGGAGAACACATTCAAAAGTATAAGAGGAGGCTTGGTAATTCCTCAGCAAGCCCTGCAGCTACTCGTAATGGGATGCCTGCGATGAGAAGTGGTGGAGGATCAAGAGACCAGAAATCAACAAATGATCATAGAGGAGGAGCACACAGACTTGACTCTGCATCAGATTGTTTTAACAATAGCACTCAGAAGTTAGGGAACCATATTCAGTCTGATTTTCCAGGACCATATGCTGGTGATAG ATCTATTTATGAACCTGCTTTCTTGGATCTCGGGGAGGACATCACATACAGGATCCCTCCACCCTATGAAAAGCTGGCAACATTATTGAATTTGCCAACCATGTCAGATATTCAAGTTAATGAAATTTACCTCAAGGGTACACTTGATTTGGAGACTTTGGCTGCAATGATGGCTTCTGATAAGAGACTTGGGCCCAAACGTCAAGCAGGAATGAGTGATCCCAAGCCCCAATTTGAATCTCTTCAGGCACGACTGCGAGCCCAGCCTGCTAATAGTGCCGGTCAGAAATTCAGTCTGCAAGTCAGCGAAGCTGCATTAGAGGCATCTTCTATCCCTGAGGGGGCTGCAGGAGGTATACGGCGTTCTATATTGTCAGAGGGTGGTGTCTTACAGGTTTATTATGTGAAAGTGTTAGAGAAAGGAGACACCTATGAG ATTATTGAACGTAGTCTACCCAAAAAGCCAAAACTGAAGAAAGATCCTTCTGTGATTGAGAAGGAAGAGATGGATAAGATTGGAAAATATTGGATAAACCTTGTCAGAAAagaaatcccaaaacatcataagacATTCATCAATTTCCACAGGAAGCAATTGACTGATGCCAAGAGGTTTTCAGAAACTTGTCAGAGAGAG GTAAAAATGAAAGTTAGCAGATCACTTAAGGTGATGAGAGGTGCTGTAATTCGTACAAGGAAACTTGCTAGGGACATGCTCGTGTTTTGGAAGAGAGTTGATAAGGAGATG GCAGAAGTAAGGAAAAGGGAGGAAAAAGAAGCTGCAGAAGCTTTGAAGCGCGAACAGGAGCTTCGTGAAGCAAAGAGACAACAACAGAGGCTCAACTTTCTGCTATCTCAAACTGAACTTTACAGCCATTTCATGCAAAATAAATCAACTTTATCCTCTGAGGCTGTGACTTTAGGTGATGAAATGACAAATGACCAAGAAATGTTGTTAAGTTCCGGTGAAGCTAGACCTGGAGAGGAAGAGGATCCTGAAGAGGCTGAGCTGAGAAAAGAGGCTTTGAAAGCTGCACAGGATGCAGTTTCAAAGCAGAAAATGATGACAAGTGCATTTGATAGTGAATGTCTGAAGCTGCGGCAAGCTGCTGAAATTGAACCCTCCCAGCAAGATGCCGCAGCCGCTAACATAGACTTATTGCATCC GTCAACCATGCCTGTGGCATCAACAGTACAGACGCCAGAAATATTCAAGGGTACTCTTAAAGAGTATCAGTTGAAAGGCCTCCAGTGGCTTGTAAATTGTTACGAGCAG GGTTTAAATGGTATTCTTGCTGATGAGATGGGTCTTGGCAAAACAATCCAGGCCATGGCCTTCTTGGCTCATTTGGCAGAA GACAAGAATATATGGGGTCCCTTTTTAGTTGTTGCTCCGGCATCAGTCTTGAACAACTGGGCTGATGAAATTGGTCGTTTCTGCCCTGATCTGAAAACTCTTCCATATTGGGGAGGGTTACAAGAGCGAATGGTACTTCGGAAGAATATTAACCCAAAACGTCTATATCGGCG GGATGCTGGATTCCATATTCTCATTACCAGTTATCAACTGCTAGTCTCTGATGAGAAATACTTCAGACGCGTCAAATGGCAATACATGGTACTGGATGAAGCTCAGGCAATCAAAAGCGCAAACAG TATAAGATGGAAGACATTGTTGAGTTTCAATTGTCGAAACCGTTTGCTTCTGACTGGTACTCCCGTTCAAAATAACATGGCTGAGCTCTGGGCGCTCCTCCACTTTATTATGCCTACTTTATTTGATAGCCACGAACAATTCAACGAATGGTTTTCAAAAGG AATTGAGAACCACGCAGAGCATGGTGGGACGTTGAACGAGCACCAGCTCAGCCGACTG CATGCCATTTTAAAACCCTTCATGCTCCGACGGGTTAAAAAGGATGTGGTTTCTGAGTTGACTGGGAAAACTGAAATCACAGTGCACTGTAAGTTGAGTTCTCGTCAGCAGGCATTTTATCGAGCAATAAGAGACAAGATATCCCTTGCTGAGTTGTTTGATAGCAGCCGTGGGCATCTCAATGAGAAGAAAATTCTAAACCTGATGAATATTGTTATCCAGCTAAGGAAG GTGTGCAACCATCCAGAGCTGTTTGAGAGAAATGAAGGAACTTCTTACTTCTATTTTGGAGAGGTTCCAAACTCACTTCTACCTCCTCCCTTCGGGGAACTGGAGGATGTATTCTATTCTGGCGGTCGAAGTGCTGTTACATACCAG ATTCCAAAGTTGGTATACCGGGAAGCTCTCAGATCGAGCATGCTTCACTCAACTCTGGCCCAAGGTGTaagaaaagaattatttgataAGTACTTTAACATATATTCTCCGGAGAATATTCACCGCTCGATCCTGCAAGAAGTACACAAGTCAGATGTTGGCTATATACGGAGCGGAACATTTGGTTTTACTCGGTTGATTGATATGTCACCTATGGAGGTTTCATTTTCGGCAACTGGTTCTTTTTTGGAAAAATTGTTATTCTCAATTGTGAGAAGCAAGCGACAGTTTTCAgatgaaattttggacttgctgatgGAGTCTAAGGATGATGATCTCTATTTTAGGCACCTTGGGCGGGACAAAGTAAGAGCGGTGACGCGAATGTTATTGCTTCCATCTAAGACAGGAACAGATTTATTAAGAACAAGACTTGCCACAGGTCCTGGTGATGCACCATTTGAAGCTTTGGTCATGGAACATCAGGATAGGCTTTTATCTAATGTTAATCTCTTACATTCCATATACTCCTTCATTCCTAGAACAAGAGCACCCCCT ataaatgCTCATTGCTCGGATAGAAATTTTGCTTAcaaaatgctcgaggaactacACCATCCATGGATTAAGAGGTTGTTGGTTGGGTTTGCACGCACATCGGAATATAATGGTCCTAGGAAGCCAGGTGTCACACACCATTTAATACAAGAGATAGACTCTGAATTACCTGTCTCACAACCTGCTCTTCAGCTTACATACAAAATATTTGGATCATGTCCACCCGTGCAACCATTTGACCCTGCAAAGATGCTAACA GACTCAGGGAAGCTTCAAACACTTGACATATTATTAAAGCGCTTGCGGGCAGGGAATCACCGTGTTCTTCTCTTTGCACAAATGACAAAAATGTTGGATATTATAGAG GACTACATGCACTACAGGAAATATAAGTACTTGAGGCTTGATGGATCTTCCACTATAATGGATAGACGAGACATGGTCAAAGATTTCCAGCATCG GAGCGACATTTTTGTGTTCTTGCTGAGTACAAGAGCAGGGGGCCTTGGTATCAACTTGACAGCTGCTGACACTGTCATCTTCTATGAGAGTGACTGGAATCCAACTTTAGATTTACAGGCGATGGATAGAGCTCATAGGCTGGGTCAAACTAAGGAT GTTACTGTTTATCGCTTAATCTGTAAAGAGACGGTTGAAGAGAAAATTCTCCAGAGAGCCAGTCAGAAGAACACCGTGCAACAGCTTGTCATGACAGGAGGACATGTTCAGGGTGACCTTTTGGCTCCAGAAGATGTCGTCTCTTTGCTGATTGATGATAAACAATTGGAGCAGAAACTGAAGGAAATTCCTCTTCAG CAGGCTAAAGAAAGACAAAAGAGGAAAGGTGGCACCAAAGGCATACGAATTGGTGCGGATGGTGATGCATCATTAGAAGATCTTACAAACGGTGAATCTGTTGGGAATGTGGATGACACTCTTGATCCGGGGAAAGCAAAATCAAGTAGTAAAAAG AGGAAAGGTTCCACCGACAAGCAAACCCCAAAATCGAGGCCTCAAAAGAATCCAAAAAATCTTGAATCATTATCACCAAACTCACTGATGGAAGATGATATAGATGTCTCCCCACAAAACATTGACATGCAACAACGGCCAAAAAGGCTGAAGAGGCCAACTAAGAGCGTCAACGAGAACCTTGAACCAGCATTTACTGCCAGCCCTCCTATGAACCGAGAGGGGAACCATAACTATTCTTTGTCGGATATCAGCACCAGTGGTGGGAGAGGAGGAGCTGAGGAAGAAGCATTAAGACATAATAATCTGTTAGCTGGCTGA